The proteins below come from a single Serratia ficaria genomic window:
- the hisC gene encoding histidinol-phosphate transaminase — MSIENLARANVRELTPYQSARRLGGNGDVWLNANEYPIAPEFQLTAQTFNRYPECQPAQVIERYAAYAGVQKEQVLVSRGADEGIELLIRAFCEPGKDAILFCPPTYGMYAVSAETFGVERRTVAAREDWQLDLPAIADSLDNVKLIYVCSPNNPTGNLIDPDSLRSLLEMAKGKAIVAVDEAYIEFCPQASVAGWLSDYPHLAILRTLSKAFALAGLRCGFTLGNEDLIALLLKVIAPYPLSTPVADIAAQALSAEGIRVMRQRVGEIAANRSWLRQALQNCACVEQVFASDSNYLLVRFTASSNVFKSLWDQGIILRDQNKQPGLSGCLRITIGTRDECRRVVDALAALPGANETRQEPM; from the coding sequence ATGAGCATTGAAAACCTGGCGCGCGCCAACGTTCGCGAGCTGACCCCTTACCAGTCGGCGCGCCGCCTCGGCGGCAACGGCGACGTGTGGCTGAACGCCAACGAATACCCGATCGCGCCGGAATTCCAGCTGACCGCCCAGACCTTCAACCGCTACCCGGAGTGCCAGCCGGCGCAGGTGATCGAGCGCTACGCCGCTTACGCCGGGGTGCAGAAAGAGCAGGTGCTGGTCAGCCGCGGCGCCGATGAGGGCATCGAACTGCTGATCCGCGCCTTCTGCGAACCGGGTAAGGACGCCATTCTGTTCTGCCCGCCGACCTACGGCATGTACGCCGTCAGCGCCGAGACCTTCGGCGTGGAGCGCCGCACCGTGGCGGCCAGGGAAGATTGGCAGCTGGATCTGCCGGCCATCGCCGACAGCCTGGACAACGTCAAGCTGATCTACGTCTGCAGCCCGAACAACCCGACCGGCAATCTGATCGACCCAGACTCTCTGCGCAGCCTGCTGGAAATGGCCAAGGGCAAGGCGATCGTCGCGGTTGACGAGGCCTATATCGAGTTTTGCCCGCAGGCGAGCGTGGCCGGTTGGCTGAGCGATTATCCGCACCTGGCGATCCTGCGCACCCTGTCGAAAGCCTTCGCGCTGGCCGGCCTGCGCTGCGGTTTTACCCTGGGCAACGAGGATCTGATCGCCCTGCTGCTGAAGGTGATCGCGCCTTATCCGCTGTCGACGCCGGTGGCCGACATCGCCGCCCAGGCGCTCAGCGCCGAAGGCATCCGCGTGATGCGGCAACGGGTTGGCGAGATTGCCGCCAACCGCAGTTGGCTGCGGCAGGCGCTGCAAAACTGCGCCTGCGTCGAGCAGGTTTTCGCCAGCGACAGCAATTACCTGCTGGTGCGCTTCACCGCCTCAAGTAATGTATTTAAAAGCTTGTGGGATCAGGGCATTATCTTAAGAGACCAAAATAAACAGCCCGGGTTGTCCGGCTGCCTGCGCATCACCATAGGCACCCGTGACGAATGCCGCCGCGTGGTTGACGCGCTGGCCGCCCTGCCCGGCGCCAACGAGACTCGCCAGGAGCCAATGTGA